In the genome of Phycisphaeraceae bacterium, one region contains:
- a CDS encoding leucyl aminopeptidase family protein, with product MFQSVRVAASAPESADALVVGVFKPANAGAKSKQAPKPALDDSTARKLDDATRAAIDAALQRAESTGDAGQVIEAFPSYEGARRKGVHAARVFVLGLGEPTKLDAEAMRSAAAGVGKRLAGARCAKAHFELHHALSAEGVTLKADKAGQCVGEAIGLLGFTFDHYRGTVNNKKERVGISLSSSLATFTKGMSRGVDLAESANFSRFLSNTPPNVATPAWMADQCRDMAKKVKGLTVKVMQGATLERERLMGLVTVGQASINKPCMIRIEYTPAKPKKGARPLVLIGKTLTYDTGGLSLKISNGMRGMKGDKDGGCAVIGAMHAIATVVKPDFPVVALLAAAENSVNENAYRPDDCMTFRNGVTVEVTNTDAEGRLVLADALCWACEKEDPRAIIDLATLTGGVITALGSTFAGMWCDDDKLRGAVECASASAGERVWRLPLHKEYRDLMKSSIADIVNSAPVRDAHPIQGAAFLSYFVTEGTPWCHLDVAGVHRVTGESGPYAKDTPTGFGVRLLAELCDAM from the coding sequence ATGTTCCAGTCCGTCCGAGTCGCCGCGTCCGCCCCTGAGTCCGCCGACGCGCTCGTCGTAGGCGTGTTCAAACCGGCGAACGCCGGCGCGAAGAGCAAGCAGGCGCCCAAGCCCGCCCTCGACGACTCGACGGCGAGAAAGCTCGACGACGCGACGCGCGCCGCGATCGACGCGGCGTTGCAGCGGGCCGAATCCACCGGCGACGCGGGGCAGGTCATCGAGGCGTTCCCGTCCTACGAGGGCGCCAGGCGCAAGGGCGTCCACGCCGCTCGCGTCTTCGTGCTCGGGCTGGGCGAGCCGACGAAGCTCGACGCCGAGGCGATGCGCTCGGCGGCGGCCGGGGTGGGCAAGCGCCTCGCCGGGGCCAGATGCGCAAAGGCCCACTTCGAGCTGCACCACGCCCTCAGCGCCGAGGGCGTGACGCTCAAGGCGGACAAGGCCGGGCAGTGCGTGGGAGAGGCCATCGGCCTGCTCGGCTTCACCTTCGACCACTACCGTGGGACGGTGAACAACAAGAAGGAGCGCGTGGGCATCTCGCTGTCGTCGTCGCTGGCGACCTTCACCAAGGGCATGTCGCGCGGCGTCGACCTCGCGGAATCCGCGAACTTCTCGCGGTTCCTGTCGAACACGCCCCCCAACGTCGCGACCCCGGCGTGGATGGCCGATCAGTGCCGCGACATGGCGAAGAAGGTCAAGGGCCTGACCGTGAAGGTCATGCAGGGCGCGACGCTGGAGCGCGAGCGCCTGATGGGGCTCGTGACGGTCGGGCAGGCGTCGATCAACAAGCCCTGCATGATCCGCATCGAGTACACGCCGGCGAAGCCGAAGAAGGGCGCCAGGCCCCTGGTGCTCATCGGCAAGACGCTCACCTACGACACGGGCGGGCTCTCGCTCAAGATCAGCAACGGGATGCGCGGCATGAAGGGCGACAAGGACGGCGGGTGCGCCGTCATCGGCGCGATGCACGCGATCGCCACCGTCGTCAAGCCCGATTTCCCGGTCGTCGCGCTGCTCGCGGCCGCCGAGAACAGCGTCAACGAGAACGCCTATCGCCCCGACGACTGCATGACCTTCCGCAACGGGGTGACGGTCGAGGTCACGAACACCGACGCCGAGGGTCGCCTCGTGCTGGCCGACGCGCTGTGCTGGGCGTGCGAGAAGGAGGACCCGCGCGCGATCATCGACCTGGCGACGCTGACCGGGGGCGTCATCACGGCGCTGGGGTCGACCTTCGCCGGCATGTGGTGCGACGACGACAAATTGCGCGGCGCCGTCGAGTGCGCGTCGGCGTCGGCGGGCGAGCGCGTCTGGCGCCTGCCCCTGCACAAGGAATATCGCGACCTGATGAAGTCGAGCATCGCCGACATCGTCAACAGCGCCCCGGTGCGCGACGCCCACCCCATCCAGGGCGCGGCGTTCCTGTCGTACTTCGTGACCGAGGGCACGCCCTGGTGCCACCTCGACGTCGCCGGCGTCCATCGCGTGACCGGCGAGTCCGGGCCCTACGCCAAGGACACCCCCACCGGCTTCGGCGTGCGCCTGCTGGCCGAGCTCTGCGACGCGATGTGA
- a CDS encoding MotA/TolQ/ExbB proton channel family protein, protein MDKASVIGTVLGVLCLLVVGYKASHGDWMMFYSDKGFIMVFGGTISVIFMAMPMSKIKQIGGYCKKFFFYKSQSPTEVVKLMGELGEKARRDGILSLESEVEKLDDEFLKSGLKMAIDGVDPDNIEMTMRMEVMAMQDRHAAGKKFFDLIKVFGPGWGLAATLVGQIGMFANLGGSIEIMGKMLAVSVVATMYATIIANAVAGPMGDKLALRSAEEILCREMVLQGLLSIQAGDNPRVTLDRMVAFIPQSGRSGLQQAA, encoded by the coding sequence ATGGACAAGGCATCAGTCATCGGAACGGTGCTCGGAGTGCTGTGCCTGCTCGTGGTCGGCTACAAGGCCTCCCACGGCGACTGGATGATGTTCTATTCCGACAAGGGCTTCATCATGGTGTTCGGGGGCACCATCTCCGTCATCTTCATGGCGATGCCCATGTCGAAGATCAAGCAGATCGGGGGCTACTGCAAGAAGTTCTTCTTCTACAAGTCCCAGTCCCCCACCGAGGTCGTGAAGCTGATGGGCGAGCTGGGCGAGAAGGCCCGGCGCGACGGCATCCTGTCCCTCGAGTCCGAGGTCGAGAAGCTCGACGACGAGTTCCTCAAGTCGGGCCTGAAGATGGCGATCGACGGCGTCGACCCCGACAACATCGAGATGACCATGCGCATGGAGGTGATGGCGATGCAGGACCGCCACGCCGCCGGCAAGAAGTTCTTCGACCTGATCAAGGTGTTCGGCCCCGGCTGGGGCCTGGCGGCGACGCTGGTCGGTCAGATCGGCATGTTCGCGAACCTGGGCGGCTCGATCGAGATCATGGGCAAGATGCTCGCGGTGTCGGTCGTGGCGACGATGTACGCGACGATCATCGCGAACGCGGTCGCCGGGCCCATGGGCGACAAGCTCGCCCTGCGCAGCGCCGAAGAGATCCTCTGCCGCGAGATGGTGCTGCAGGGCCTGCTCTCGATCCAGGCGGGCGACAACCCGCGCGTCACGCTCGACCGCATGGTGGCGTTCATCCCGCAGTCCGGGCGCTCGGGCCTCCAGCAGGCGGCGTGA
- a CDS encoding DUF721 domain-containing protein: MPDRSSHPDLEARAADASLGKLRTLRVYAQRDLSLASLADTARRYQRDSKRLAGACAAWEAACPPDLLSRTSIVALARGVLTVGVDGASTRYALDRALRDGGLDALRRASSAAISKVKMVESPSLRA; encoded by the coding sequence GTGCCCGACCGCTCATCCCACCCCGACCTCGAGGCCCGCGCCGCCGACGCGTCGCTGGGGAAGCTGCGCACGCTGCGCGTCTACGCGCAGCGCGACCTGTCGCTGGCGTCGCTGGCGGATACGGCGCGCCGGTACCAGCGAGACTCGAAGCGTCTCGCCGGCGCGTGTGCCGCGTGGGAGGCGGCGTGCCCGCCCGACCTGCTGTCGCGCACCTCGATCGTCGCGCTGGCGAGGGGCGTGCTGACGGTGGGCGTCGACGGCGCGTCGACGCGGTACGCGCTCGACCGCGCGTTGCGCGACGGCGGGCTTGACGCGCTGCGCAGGGCGTCGTCGGCGGCGATCTCGAAGGTGAAGATGGTGGAGAGCCCATCGCTCAGGGCGTGA
- the carB gene encoding carbamoyl-phosphate synthase large subunit yields MPKRTDLRTILILGSGPIVIGQGCEFDYSGVQACKSLKQEGYRVVLVNSNPATIMTDPAFSDRTYIEPITPEAVRKIIEKERDLGTPIDAILPTLGGQTALNVACNLWDSGALTELGVEMIGADRRIIHRAEDRDEFRKICEAIGLKLPKAKSVTTMEDAVEFLDEIGLPAIIRPAFTLGGAGGGIAYNREEFEDIVSRGLRASMIGQVQIDQSVIGWKEYELEVVRDRHDNCIIVCGIENIDAMGVHTGDSITVAPIMTLTDKEYQRMRDAAFAIMRAVGVETGGSNVQFCVNPDDGEMLVVEMNPRVSRSSALASKATGFPIAKIAAKLAVGYTLDELRNDVTGTTSACFEPAIDYCVVKMPRWTFEKFPEADQTLTTQMKSVGEAMAIGRTFKEALQKAIRSMEVKRFGFGLDRNDQWFMTKITGERERDRIRNSDGEPMQWPIEDEKLTRKLSIPSQGRLYYVRYALKMGWGIERVHELTNIDPWFLDQFKQLVDFEDELTKHETIDALPRETLVEAKRLGYSDAQLANLYFGKISAETILKVRAHREGQGVTPVYKLVDTCAAEFEAVTPYFYSTYETGRKHVDESGRVTEIAPEDEIRLTDREKVIILGGGPNRIGQGIEFDYCCVHAAFAAREMGFESVMINSNPETVSTDYDTSDLLFFEPLTLEDVLNVVERLNRGKGKAATGSEGPVKGVIVQFGGQTPLNLAHGLVKAGAPLIGTSLDSIDLAEDRKRFDALLDKLSLQRPASGIAYALEEAAEIAGRIGYPVLVRPSYVLGGRGMEICSDERALRSYMTRAVDVSDLSDAPVLIDKFLDGATEVDVDVVADYDPSGKSSEGQALVCGVMEHIEQAGIHSGDSTCVVPPFGLHKTVVKRIREISRALAKELRVCGLMNAQMAVKDDEVYLLEVNPRASRTAPFVSKAKGVSWPSMAAKAMLGLSLREQGARELPDTGYYSVKEPVFPFSKFPGVDVVLGPEMRSTGEVMGIDRSLPIAFAKAQMGAGVHLPIAGNVFLSVREEDKPLVVEVARSLRSMGFGVYTTKGTAEFLRSHSVKVEALKKIAEGARPNVLDLLKSGEIQLVINTPTRTGWNTDEGKIRATATRMGVPMITTASGARAAVRAIEALRAGDWQVAALQDYANEAPTEAFAGAR; encoded by the coding sequence ATGCCCAAACGCACCGACCTGCGCACCATCCTCATCCTCGGCTCGGGGCCCATCGTCATCGGGCAGGGGTGCGAGTTCGACTACTCGGGCGTCCAGGCGTGCAAGTCCCTCAAGCAGGAGGGCTACCGCGTCGTCCTCGTCAACTCCAACCCCGCGACGATCATGACCGATCCGGCCTTCTCGGATCGCACCTACATCGAGCCCATCACGCCCGAGGCGGTGCGCAAGATCATCGAGAAGGAGCGCGACCTGGGCACGCCCATCGACGCGATCCTCCCCACGCTGGGCGGGCAGACGGCCCTCAATGTCGCGTGCAACCTGTGGGATTCGGGCGCGCTCACCGAGCTGGGCGTCGAGATGATCGGCGCCGACCGGCGCATCATCCATCGCGCCGAAGACCGCGACGAGTTCCGCAAGATCTGCGAGGCGATCGGGCTCAAACTCCCCAAAGCCAAATCCGTCACCACGATGGAGGACGCGGTCGAGTTCCTCGACGAGATCGGCCTCCCGGCGATCATCCGCCCCGCCTTCACGCTGGGCGGCGCCGGAGGCGGCATCGCCTACAACCGCGAGGAGTTCGAGGACATCGTCTCGCGCGGCCTGCGCGCCTCGATGATCGGGCAGGTGCAGATCGACCAGTCCGTCATCGGGTGGAAGGAATACGAGCTCGAGGTCGTCCGCGACCGCCACGACAACTGCATCATCGTCTGCGGCATCGAGAACATCGACGCGATGGGCGTCCACACCGGCGACTCCATCACCGTCGCGCCGATCATGACGCTGACGGACAAGGAATACCAGCGGATGCGCGACGCGGCGTTCGCGATCATGCGCGCCGTGGGCGTCGAGACCGGGGGCAGCAACGTCCAGTTCTGCGTCAACCCCGACGACGGCGAGATGCTCGTCGTCGAGATGAACCCGCGCGTGTCGCGCTCGTCGGCCCTGGCGAGCAAGGCGACGGGCTTCCCGATCGCGAAGATCGCCGCCAAACTGGCGGTGGGCTACACGCTGGACGAATTGCGCAACGATGTGACGGGCACGACGAGCGCGTGCTTCGAGCCGGCGATCGACTACTGCGTGGTGAAGATGCCCCGCTGGACCTTCGAGAAGTTCCCCGAGGCGGACCAGACGCTGACGACGCAGATGAAGTCGGTCGGCGAGGCGATGGCGATCGGGCGCACCTTCAAGGAGGCGCTGCAGAAGGCGATCCGCTCGATGGAGGTCAAGCGCTTCGGCTTCGGGCTCGACCGCAACGACCAGTGGTTCATGACGAAGATCACCGGGGAGCGCGAGCGCGACCGCATCCGCAACTCCGACGGCGAGCCGATGCAGTGGCCCATCGAGGACGAGAAGCTCACGCGCAAGCTGAGCATCCCCTCGCAGGGGCGCCTGTACTATGTCCGCTACGCGCTCAAGATGGGCTGGGGCATCGAGCGCGTCCACGAGCTGACCAACATCGACCCGTGGTTCCTCGACCAGTTCAAGCAGCTGGTGGACTTCGAGGACGAGCTGACGAAACACGAGACGATCGACGCGCTGCCGCGCGAGACGCTGGTCGAGGCCAAGCGTCTCGGGTATTCCGATGCGCAGCTCGCGAACCTGTATTTCGGGAAGATCAGCGCCGAGACGATCCTGAAGGTGCGCGCGCACCGCGAGGGGCAGGGCGTCACGCCGGTCTACAAACTCGTCGACACCTGCGCCGCGGAGTTCGAGGCGGTCACGCCCTACTTCTACTCGACCTACGAGACGGGTCGGAAGCATGTCGACGAGAGCGGGCGCGTGACCGAGATCGCGCCCGAGGACGAGATCCGCCTGACCGATCGCGAGAAGGTGATCATCCTGGGTGGCGGGCCCAACCGCATCGGGCAGGGGATCGAGTTCGACTATTGCTGCGTGCACGCCGCGTTCGCGGCGCGCGAGATGGGCTTCGAGTCGGTGATGATCAACTCGAACCCCGAGACGGTGTCGACGGACTACGACACGAGCGACCTGCTCTTCTTCGAGCCGCTGACGCTGGAGGATGTGCTGAATGTCGTCGAGCGTCTGAACCGCGGCAAGGGCAAGGCCGCGACGGGCAGCGAGGGCCCGGTGAAGGGCGTGATCGTGCAGTTCGGCGGGCAGACGCCCCTGAACCTGGCGCACGGGCTGGTGAAGGCCGGGGCGCCGCTGATCGGGACATCGCTCGATTCGATCGACCTGGCGGAGGACCGCAAGCGGTTCGACGCGCTGCTCGACAAGCTCTCGCTGCAGCGCCCGGCGTCGGGCATCGCGTACGCGCTCGAGGAAGCGGCGGAGATCGCCGGTCGCATCGGCTACCCGGTGCTCGTGCGCCCGTCGTATGTCCTGGGCGGGCGCGGGATGGAGATCTGCTCGGACGAGCGCGCGCTGCGCTCGTACATGACGCGCGCCGTCGATGTGTCGGACCTGTCCGACGCGCCGGTGCTGATCGACAAGTTCCTCGACGGCGCGACGGAGGTCGATGTCGATGTCGTCGCGGACTATGACCCATCGGGCAAGTCGTCGGAAGGCCAGGCGCTGGTCTGCGGCGTGATGGAGCACATCGAGCAGGCGGGCATCCACTCGGGCGACTCCACCTGCGTGGTGCCGCCCTTCGGTCTGCACAAGACGGTTGTGAAGCGGATCCGCGAGATCAGCCGCGCGCTGGCGAAGGAGTTGCGCGTGTGCGGGCTGATGAACGCGCAGATGGCGGTGAAGGACGACGAGGTGTACCTGCTCGAGGTGAACCCGCGCGCGTCGCGCACCGCTCCCTTCGTGAGCAAGGCGAAGGGCGTGTCGTGGCCCTCGATGGCCGCCAAGGCGATGCTGGGGCTGTCGCTGCGCGAGCAGGGCGCGCGAGAACTCCCGGACACGGGGTACTACTCGGTGAAGGAGCCGGTGTTCCCGTTCTCGAAGTTCCCGGGCGTGGATGTGGTGCTCGGTCCCGAGATGCGCTCGACGGGCGAGGTGATGGGCATCGACCGCTCGCTGCCCATCGCGTTCGCGAAGGCGCAGATGGGCGCCGGCGTGCACCTGCCTATCGCGGGCAATGTGTTCCTGTCGGTGCGCGAGGAGGACAAGCCGCTGGTGGTCGAGGTGGCGCGCTCGCTGCGTTCGATGGGCTTCGGCGTCTACACCACCAAGGGCACCGCGGAGTTCCTGCGTTCGCATTCGGTGAAGGTCGAGGCGCTGAAGAAGATCGCGGAGGGCGCGCGGCCCAACGTGCTCGACCTGCTGAAGAGCGGGGAGATCCAGCTGGTCATCAACACGCCCACGCGCACCGGGTGGAACACCGACGAGGGCAAGATCCGCGCGACGGCGACGCGGATGGGCGTGCCGATGATCACGACCGCCAGCGGCGCGCGTGCCGCGGTCCGGGCGATCGAGGCGCTGCGCGCCGGCGACTGGCAGGTCGCGGCGTTGCAGGATTACGCGAACGAAGCGCCCACGGAGGCCTTCGCCGGGGCGCGGTGA
- a CDS encoding CHRD domain-containing protein, which produces MMKTIGLCTVASLALSVSANAAILSANFGLSGAQEVPANGSGALGIGAIDYDTTSDTFDITLFVVGIPLAELRPVGPNGTPVHIHLAPAGSNGPIVIDLGFLASFQQDGLGISLTAMGVTAGGTYGGVSSDPATVIQAFIDGNLYVNIHTNTFPGGEIRGQIPRLPIPTPATATLMGIAGLVAAKRRR; this is translated from the coding sequence ATGATGAAGACCATCGGTCTTTGCACTGTCGCGTCGCTCGCGCTGAGCGTCAGCGCCAATGCCGCGATCCTGTCCGCCAACTTCGGTCTGAGCGGCGCGCAGGAGGTTCCGGCGAACGGCTCCGGCGCGCTGGGCATCGGAGCGATTGATTACGACACCACCAGCGACACCTTCGACATCACGCTCTTTGTCGTGGGCATCCCCCTCGCCGAGCTGCGCCCCGTCGGGCCCAACGGCACGCCCGTCCACATCCACCTCGCACCGGCCGGGAGCAACGGCCCGATCGTCATCGACCTCGGGTTCCTCGCGTCCTTCCAGCAGGACGGCCTGGGCATCTCGCTTACCGCGATGGGCGTGACGGCGGGCGGGACCTACGGCGGCGTGAGCAGCGACCCGGCGACCGTCATCCAGGCGTTCATCGACGGCAACCTGTATGTGAACATCCACACCAACACCTTCCCGGGCGGCGAGATCCGCGGGCAGATCCCGCGCCTGCCGATCCCCACGCCGGCGACCGCGACCCTCATGGGCATCGCGGGCCTCGTGGCCGCGAAGCGCCGTCGCTGA
- a CDS encoding Rrf2 family transcriptional regulator: MLSQTCEYALRAVACLARQPGEFVTASALAEATTVPPDYLSKVLQQLASAKVVQGRRGVGGGYRLARDPREINLHDIIDAMGVISRIRACPTGDQRDGLCPLHETMDRAIRAAEQVFRDTTLADLITRDTTTAMCVKHCDGASANGSTPGARAVTNGHAPGAGTVSTSRLSSSSNLREERFSRAAAGARPADEEFDEAHTKPTRSSQDPVFTASGRLRAKPRSSGASGANGHSHAGR, encoded by the coding sequence ATGCTTTCTCAAACCTGCGAATACGCCCTACGCGCGGTCGCGTGCCTCGCCCGCCAGCCCGGCGAGTTCGTCACCGCGAGCGCGCTCGCCGAAGCGACGACCGTCCCGCCGGACTATCTCTCGAAGGTGCTCCAACAGCTGGCGTCGGCCAAGGTCGTCCAGGGGCGTCGCGGCGTCGGCGGCGGGTACCGCCTGGCGCGTGACCCCAGGGAGATCAACCTCCACGACATCATCGACGCGATGGGCGTCATCAGCCGCATCCGCGCATGCCCCACCGGCGACCAGCGCGACGGGCTCTGCCCCCTCCACGAGACGATGGACCGCGCGATCCGCGCCGCCGAGCAGGTCTTCCGCGACACCACCCTCGCAGACCTCATCACGCGCGACACCACCACCGCCATGTGCGTCAAGCACTGCGACGGCGCCAGCGCCAACGGCTCCACCCCCGGCGCACGCGCCGTGACCAACGGGCACGCGCCCGGCGCCGGGACCGTCTCGACCTCGCGCCTGTCGTCGAGCAGCAACCTGCGCGAAGAGCGCTTCAGCCGCGCCGCGGCAGGGGCGCGACCCGCCGACGAAGAGTTCGACGAGGCGCACACCAAGCCGACCAGGTCGTCGCAGGACCCCGTTTTCACCGCCAGCGGCCGACTTCGCGCCAAGCCCCGCTCCTCCGGAGCCTCGGGCGCCAACGGCCACTCTCACGCCGGGCGCTGA
- the lysS gene encoding lysine--tRNA ligase: MPDEPSLHELELQRRKNRDAIRDLGADPYGHRVDGLLALADARLLYNEKADADHQANSKNEGFRDTRPVVRVAGRVVLHRDNGKLVWMQLRDHTTGSEGSTDLQIAVSKRDCAERGFNIAKLLDLGDIVVATGPLMKTKAGEVTIWASDLDIACKSLALPPEKRAGLQDPEQRYRKRYVDLYTNPETMRVFQLRSLLVSRLRRFWDERGFLEVDTPVLQTLAGGAAARPFTTHLNALDIPLFLRIAPELYLKRLLVGGMPRVYEVARNFRNEGMDRSHNPEFSMVEVYEAFGNYERMMDLTEALVRDLARVAAEFRTGMQGEGSPSNTDNPPDLRLPFDTITIDYSRPFARVTYGELFQRAYGFPMSDEAKVRAQAKAQHVPNADKLAHELLINALFDKAEESIDPTVPTFVMDYPAPLCPLTRPKASDPSIAERFELFIGGMECANAYTELNDPDIQEQKFREQLAGIDDEESTFRTYDADFVEALKVGMPPAGGLGVGVDRLVMLLTNNRSIRDVLLFPMMRPLPSEQGL; the protein is encoded by the coding sequence ATGCCCGACGAACCCTCGCTGCACGAACTCGAACTCCAACGCCGCAAGAACCGCGACGCCATCCGCGACCTCGGCGCCGATCCCTACGGGCATCGCGTCGACGGGCTCCTGGCCCTCGCCGACGCGCGCCTCCTCTACAACGAGAAGGCCGACGCCGACCACCAGGCCAACAGCAAGAACGAGGGCTTCCGCGATACCCGCCCCGTCGTGCGCGTCGCCGGGCGCGTCGTCCTCCATCGCGACAACGGCAAGCTCGTCTGGATGCAGCTCCGCGACCACACCACGGGCTCCGAGGGCTCCACCGACCTGCAGATCGCCGTCTCGAAGCGCGACTGCGCCGAACGCGGCTTCAACATCGCCAAACTGCTCGACCTGGGCGACATCGTCGTCGCCACCGGCCCCCTGATGAAGACCAAAGCAGGCGAGGTCACCATCTGGGCCAGCGACCTCGACATCGCGTGCAAGTCCCTCGCGCTGCCCCCCGAGAAGCGCGCCGGGCTGCAGGACCCCGAGCAGCGATACCGCAAGCGCTATGTCGACCTGTACACCAACCCCGAGACGATGCGCGTGTTCCAGTTGCGCTCGCTGCTGGTCTCGCGCCTCCGCCGCTTCTGGGACGAGCGCGGGTTCCTCGAGGTCGATACGCCCGTGCTCCAGACCCTCGCGGGAGGGGCCGCGGCCCGCCCGTTCACCACGCACCTCAACGCGCTCGACATCCCCCTCTTCCTGCGCATCGCGCCGGAGTTGTACCTCAAGCGACTGCTCGTGGGAGGCATGCCCAGGGTCTACGAGGTCGCGCGCAACTTCCGCAACGAGGGCATGGACCGATCCCACAACCCCGAGTTCTCGATGGTCGAGGTCTACGAGGCCTTCGGCAACTACGAACGCATGATGGACCTCACGGAGGCGCTGGTGCGCGACCTCGCACGCGTCGCGGCGGAATTCCGCACCGGGATGCAGGGCGAGGGGTCTCCTTCCAACACCGACAACCCCCCCGACCTGCGCCTCCCCTTCGACACGATCACCATCGACTACAGCAGGCCCTTCGCGCGCGTCACCTACGGCGAGCTCTTCCAGCGCGCCTACGGCTTCCCCATGTCCGACGAGGCCAAGGTTCGCGCGCAGGCGAAGGCGCAGCATGTCCCCAACGCCGACAAGCTCGCGCACGAGCTCCTCATCAACGCCCTCTTCGACAAGGCCGAGGAATCCATCGACCCCACCGTCCCCACCTTCGTGATGGACTACCCGGCGCCCCTCTGCCCCCTCACGCGACCCAAGGCCAGCGACCCCAGCATCGCCGAGCGCTTCGAGCTCTTCATCGGCGGCATGGAGTGCGCCAACGCCTACACCGAGCTCAACGACCCCGACATCCAGGAGCAGAAGTTCCGCGAGCAGCTCGCCGGCATCGACGACGAGGAATCCACCTTCCGCACCTACGACGCGGACTTCGTCGAGGCCCTCAAGGTCGGCATGCCCCCCGCCGGCGGCCTGGGCGTCGGCGTCGACCGCCTCGTCATGCTGCTCACGAACAACCGCTCCATCCGCGATGTGCTCCTCTTCCCCATGATGCGCCCGCTGCCGAGCGAACAGGGGTTGTAA
- a CDS encoding (2Fe-2S)-binding protein: protein MDPDDHVCLCFRVSLRKIRAYLEREDPPVASLISDCLGAGTGCRWCVPFLQELHRQHQSGQGLGPDGEPDLRVSPEAYTKARASYRATGVRVTIGDSDAPESRS from the coding sequence GTGGACCCCGACGACCATGTCTGCCTGTGCTTCCGCGTGTCGCTGCGGAAAATCCGGGCGTACCTCGAGCGCGAGGACCCGCCGGTCGCGTCGCTGATCAGCGACTGCCTGGGCGCCGGAACCGGCTGCCGCTGGTGCGTGCCCTTTCTGCAGGAACTCCATCGGCAACATCAATCCGGGCAGGGGCTTGGGCCCGACGGTGAGCCGGACCTGAGGGTGTCGCCAGAGGCCTACACCAAGGCGCGCGCGTCGTACCGGGCGACGGGCGTACGGGTGACGATCGGTGATTCCGACGCGCCCGAGTCGCGCTCGTAA
- a CDS encoding OmpA family protein encodes MADEKKKGEHGDEHGEGGHKKKKHKSHGHGGGHKGHHEEGAPEWLISFADNVTLMMGFFVIMLAMNMNPPDSGAKSEGPASGGAAGTPHPGFLDAAIAIRQGFNNPVSMSSSDPNDQALIQRIKKRQQDSGTGRRTGVQGNEDEVQMIRPNDYYTVGGVVPFNQGSTSLTLATRQATRTIANNLQGRNFIIEIRGHASAIEARRDAKTAYDISYRRAVAVAEALNANGIPWARMRIVGAGDFDRNTAIAYDAAAHLTNQRVEIMVTREVLPQDPHLDEPATLPERTEPVTLTTDDEPIG; translated from the coding sequence ATGGCCGACGAGAAGAAAAAAGGCGAGCACGGCGACGAGCACGGCGAGGGCGGCCACAAGAAGAAAAAGCACAAGTCCCACGGGCACGGGGGCGGGCACAAGGGCCACCACGAAGAGGGCGCGCCCGAGTGGCTGATCTCCTTCGCCGACAACGTGACCCTCATGATGGGCTTCTTCGTGATCATGCTCGCGATGAACATGAACCCGCCCGACAGCGGCGCGAAGAGCGAGGGCCCCGCGTCCGGCGGCGCCGCCGGAACGCCCCACCCCGGCTTCCTCGACGCGGCGATCGCCATCCGCCAGGGCTTCAACAACCCCGTCAGCATGTCCTCGAGCGACCCCAACGACCAGGCCCTCATCCAGCGCATCAAGAAGCGCCAGCAGGACTCGGGGACCGGGCGGCGCACCGGCGTGCAGGGCAACGAGGACGAGGTCCAGATGATCCGTCCCAACGACTACTACACCGTGGGAGGCGTGGTCCCCTTCAACCAGGGCTCCACCTCGCTCACGCTGGCGACACGCCAGGCGACGCGCACCATCGCCAACAACCTGCAGGGGCGGAACTTCATCATCGAGATCCGCGGCCACGCCAGCGCGATCGAGGCGCGACGCGACGCGAAGACCGCCTACGACATCTCCTACCGGCGCGCCGTCGCGGTCGCCGAGGCGCTCAACGCCAACGGCATCCCCTGGGCGCGGATGCGCATCGTCGGCGCTGGGGACTTCGACCGCAACACCGCCATCGCGTACGACGCCGCCGCCCACCTGACAAACCAGCGCGTCGAGATCATGGTCACGCGCGAGGTCCTTCCCCAGGACCCGCACCTCGACGAGCCGGCGACCCTGCCCGAGCGCACCGAGCCGGTCACGCTGACGACCGACGACGAGCCGATCGGCTGA